The region AATATACTTACTGCTTATTTTGTTGGGGTTCATTTAAAGATTTTCATTTTTTTACACGTTTTCAGACAAAGTGTATGTAAAATACTTAAACCATCAAGTAAACATGTCAGATAAAAGTTTATTCATATACGATGGTGAATGCCCATTTTGCAATCACTTTGCACAATTAATTGAATTAAAAAGCAGTCTACCTCAATTCGAAATATTAGATGGAAGAAAAAATCTAGCCCTATTAACTAAACTCTATAACCAAGGTTATGATTTGAATAAAGGTGCAATTCTGATCACTGATGAAAAAATCATGCATGGGGCGGATGCAATTAATTGGATTTGCTCTGAGATAAAGGAGCCAAGCGACTCACTTTTAGAATTACTCAGGATTATCTTCACCTCTAACAAGATGACTAATTTTTTATTTCCATTCCTTTTATGGGGAAGAAGATTATCACTGACATTAAAAGGAAAGGTATGGCATCCAGTTAGCGAAAATAGTCAATTTTTCTGAATGTGTCATACAAACTGAATTCATAATTCTAAGTTGAATAAATATTTAAATTTTTAATAGTTTGAGATTAATAACCAATAGGACAAATTAGACGTAGAATTTTAGTTATTAAATTAAAGCTATCAGAAGATTGTTCAAGAAGTAGAAATTAATTAATGCTATACCCAAGACTTCTCTCAAAACTTTGGTTGAATTTTGTCAAACAATGTCCATTTTATATTCTATTTGTAACATCAGTTGATGAGAGGGTAGATCCAATACATAGGACGAGAGTAGATATGTAAAATAAGATTTTACATATCTACTCTAAATATGCTTATAGAAATCATTGGTAATAGCACTTCATTACTAGTAATTCTTTTGATTGCTTTATCAATATATTTCGGGATCCAAGCTAAAACAAAAAATCTAAGATGATAATTATTTTTTGAATAATTACGAAGGAAGCTAATCAACAAGTAAGCTTACCCTAAAGAAATAATTAAATACAACTTATTCAATTATATGCTTTTTAACTTGCTCGAGACTAGGAACCCTCTCATGCTCAATAAATGTGATAGGTATCCAACTCCAATCAACAAGCAGAGTAAGCATTACAGAGACAAAAATAAACAATGGATAAACTAGCTCAATAAAAAAATGCCGAACCATATAAACCATTAAATCGGATGTAGTAGTAACAATCTCTTCATAAAGCGGATCAAACAAGAATCTAAGATACGTACAAGGTCATAAGCATAACGAAATTAGATATCAAAATGTGAATATAAATAATTAAAGAGAAGATAAAAAAGAGTGTATACCAGAAAAAACAAAAGGTGTATAAGCCTTAAAAACGAATACTGGACGGAGGGCTACTCTAAAGTCTAACCGATCGTAAAAATTAAAGACTCAAGATTTTATCCGGTCAACAATCTACAACGACAAAAATGGAACATGCTTAAAGTAAACATGATAAAGAATCATTAAAATAGAATAAAACGATAATTGAAAAGGGTATATGTAATTGGTATTAGAGGGAAAAACACAAAATTTGAGAAAAATCCAAAACCACATAGATATAAAAAGGAAGAATCCTTTAAATAAATAACTGAAAACGCTGTGAAAAAGAAAAGTAAGATCTCTCTCAGTAAATAAAATATAGATGAAGAATCAGATAAATTTAACTAGGAAAATATAGCCAATAAAAAAGCCGAGAGGCACATATGCTTCTCGGCTAAATCTGAATTTATAAATTCAGTTTTTCTGGGATTAACCTTCTCCTTCTGGAACCAAACGGAATCCTTTACGTCCCATCTTAATCTCAAAATTATCACCAGGCTTGAGATCTAAAAGAGCTGTATAGGCCTTTCCTATCAATAGGTTTCCATTTCCTTGAACGGTAGCCACATAACTAAGCTTTCTTCCACCTTTACCAATTCCACCAGCACTTTCAGCTGCTAGGTTTACACCTTTAGCCTCTAGAAGTGCCTCGTAAAAAGCAGTGTAGTTAAGACGCTCTCCGCCTCCTTTCTTTGTGGAAACATATCCACAAGCTTTAACAAGATCAGATTTTGAGACATCTCCCAAGTCTTTGACCTTGGCTAATAAATCCTTACCAGTGAGCATGATAAATAAATGGTTGTACTTATAATACTAACTTATAATTAACAAACTTACAATATTTACATTAGTCCGAGACATTAAGGCTAAAAGTTATGGGAACAAAAGCCTCTAGATTAAACTCAGGAATCCAAGGTTATATGGAAAATTATTCAAGGTTGAAGGCATTGATTTATAGGAAAAATCCTTTTTGGCATGTTAAAAAATAAATGATTCGGATGATCATTTATCTATTAGAAAACCCTCAATCGCCAGCAATAGCAAGATAATTTTATAAAATAAGGAAAAATTTATTCGTGCTTGTAGACAGCTATGAGCAAATTGGTAGCTTCATTCAAACAAATCGGTCAGACTATAAAGCTTTACTTTTGAATATTTGTTAACGCATGAATGAGAACAAAATTACTTATTACAACAAAAAATGAATCTCTCCTAAAATCCTCTGATTTATATTGTATCTATATTCATCCTTTAGCATTAGCTGGATTATTTGGAACTCAAATAAATCTTTAGTATAAACAACAAATAATTAATTTAACCTTTCCTTGAGACTTATTCTTCTTCTTAAATCAGACTAAGTACTACAGAACATAATTTCTTAGAAATGGCGGTATATCAAATCTTCTAGAAATAAATGCCGATAATTTATTGGATATTCGCCTTAAATTTGGGTTCAAATACAGCACCATTGCATATCATCACAGATAAAACTTCTTTACTCTCATCATTCATTTTCTTGACAGCCTTAACTTTACTCAATGTATCAGATGTTTTTCTTAAGCATCGATTCCAGACTGAGGCTTGCTTGGAGATAGGGAATAATTGAATATTTAATGCAGTAAAACCTACAGCAATAAGTCCCAAATAAGTTTTTGAGTAGAAATCATTCATTTCTGAACTAAAATAAACATATCAACAAGAGTTGTTCAAAAAGATGAGGAGATGGCTCTACTAACCATTTACTAATAAAAAATATTATGTCAGGTTAAGGGATAAAAATTAAGATGTAAGCTTAAGCCTATTGAGAATTGCAGATTTTGCTGAAAACATATAATTAAGAGACTTCAAAATCAATCAGACCACTTTCCAATTGCAAATTCAAGAAAACGATCAACATCATCATTAGGACAGCCTGTCTTGCTTTTTAATTCCTTGCATGCATCAGTAATTTTTTTATAGCAATCGTTAACATCGACATTCGACTCTATTGCTCGAAAAAGTTGTTTATCTGTAAATGTCATATTAAGAAGATGAGCAATTCAATAAAGGATATTTTCATTGAGTTTTTTTTGCAATCTTACATAAGGATAACTCAATCGAAACTTGTGAAAAAAAAATCACATACTCGAATCGATGATCAGAATAGTTAATCAAACAATTACCTAGTTAAAGCCAAAGCCCAATTAGGAAAGGAAGGGCTCACACCTAAAATATTCTTGGTCAAAGAGGAATTGCACTTAGCGACGATTCCATTGGTAGGAAGATTTGAAAACAATTCATTCTTGATCCATTGAGAATGCCATCTTTTAACCTGATTAGGATCATCAGTTCTCAGAGTTATAGGAACCTCGAATCCCCAGTTTTGAAGTTGGGTTAAATCTGACAACTCATCACTGTTTGAGCAAAAAATTTGGAATGCTTTAAATAAAAGAGAAGTATTATTATCAATATTCGAGAATGAGTTCGATAGCAATTGCTCTATCAAAATATTTGAACTAGAAGAAGGTGAATATAAAATGCCCTCCAACTCAACTTCAACTTTCAAGGAGTCATCAATACTCAAAGGAATAGAATTTATATTCCTTATATTTTCAACAATCTCACAAGCTTCACGAGAATAAGCATCTACTAATTGGCCATATTTATATCTAAGTCCAATTGCGAAACCATCGATTTTGGGCTGTACAACAATGGTTGATCCCTCTGGTAACTTTGCACACCAGCTTGAAAAACAATCTTTATCAAGTCCAAGTAATCTCATATATATATAAATAGGAAAATATCGAGCCAAGTCGCTTCAATAACTTCTTTTCTTAATAAATCGGGAAATATAAAGCTGGTGAAGGTATATCAACATAAAAATAAAAAAAGGAAAAAGTAATAAGTATAAATTAACAATGTTCTGGATATGTTACTGAGAGGAGATAAACGTAAGTTACCAAAAATTAAATAACCGCTTGAAAATGAACATATCTGGCTAGGAAGGGAAAAGTTATGTATAGCTAGATATTTTTCAAATCCTGAAGCTCATACAATGTTTTATAGAAATTGAATAAATAATCAACAAAAACATTTTAATTAAACAAAAACAGTATTTATTCTCATGTCTACAAGATATTTATACCATAGTTTTAAAAAATACATCCTTTCTAATGACCATACCAGAGAAATATCCGGAGAATGTTCCATGGGATTTAAGAACTGTCGATCAAAGTAAATACAAATCAATTCAATGGATGCTTTCCAAGGCAGACATTGTTTATACATTCTCAAGGAGTCGTTTAGACGATAATTATGTATACATACAAAGGAACGATGGCAAAAGAAAGGCATATAAAGAATACGAGGCAAGATTTACTTACCAAAGATTATTTGACGAGGGATATTCATTGGCTGCCTTTTCCTGATTGAATAACTAATTATTGACGTTGAAGATCATAAGTGTAGTCTAAAAGATATACTCATTTTTAATACATGCCACGGGTAAAAAGAGAGAAGTATCCAGAAAAGGCTCCATGGGATTTAGGACCATTATCTGAGCATAAATCTCTAGAGAATTGGAGGCTAGTAAGAGGATCTGAAATTGTCATCTTTGCTAGGAAAGGTGAAGACAACCACTATTTCATCATGCAAAGAGATGATAAAGAGCCTATTGAAATCCTCGCATTTCAAGCAAGACTCACATATCAACAACTTTTAGATAAAGGCTTCAAACTAGAAGTCTCATAAAAATATCCTCAAAAAATATAAACTATTCTTGTAAAATCATGACAGAATTAGAAGAGCTAGAAGACATAGTTGGATGTCTTGAAAGCATAGAGCCATTTGGAATAGAACCAGACTTCAGTTCATTAGGTCTAGAGCCAGCAGAAGTATTAGGTTTTCAAACTGAAGAAGAATTGGAAAATGCTATAAAACTTCTAACAATGGACGTCAAGCAAAGTAGCCGTGTCCTGATTAATATTTAATATATTTATAAAATTCAAAATCAATCAGGTTAACATAGTTAGATAGTTAAGTTGACAAATAATTTAGTGATGTATTTCTTCAATAAGCTCGTTCTCAGATTCAAATACAGGTCCAGTCCAAATAGTCCAACAGAATATAATCGTGACAGGGCAAAGTAAAATAACAATAAAAGGGGAAAGATATTTTAAGAAATTTATATTATGCATCTCATTTATAAGTTACTAACATGATAACGTTTGGAAAATCTAATGTCATAAATCTAACAGTTTAATATTGTCAAAAATTTGCAAAAACTTTTATAAGGTTTGTAAATTAGAAGGAAGTTCCTTAAGAGGTAAATACTGTTATGAATTCTTAAGTGAAGTAAAAAACAAAAGATGCTTACTTAAAAAATTAAAGTAATATATTAGCTATACAAAAGCAAGTTGGAATTCACTGAATTGTTAAAGCTAAGAGTAGAAAGTTTTATGACTCTTTTTCCTCGAGTTTCTCAAAACATTGCTTGCACATAATCAACCCTTTCCTCCTCCAGAAAGTTTCAGCTGAATTTTTTTTGCATAATTGACAATGAAATAATTGTTTCTCCATTGCAAATCTTATCAATGATTATGCCCAGTCAGTATCTTCTAAAAGAGATGAATATTCTGAACTATCAAAGAAAGTATCCTCGTTAAGAAGATCGTCGACTTCAGCACGAAGCCAGTAACTTAAAGCCATTGTAATAAAAAAAGTTAGGTCAAACGAAACCTGGAATAATCCAGCCGGTAAATCCATAATTGACTACAGCCGCAAGAAGGCCCATCATCGCTAGACGGCCATTCATTATTTCAGCTGTTTTCCAGTAGTTAGTTTCCTTGTTCATCACACAAAACCTGGAATGATTTGACCTGTTGTTGCATAAGCACCAACCAGAGCGATGCATCCAAACAATGCTGCATAACCGTTAAGTCTTTCTGCAGTTACCTTTTCAGGATCAATGTTTCTGTTGTTGTTATTGATTTTAGTAGTCATTAAACAACACCCGGAATGATTTGACCGGTTGTTAGATATGCACCTATTAGTGCCCAGCATCCAACAAATGCTGCGTAGCCATTTAGTCTTTCAGCAATAACTTTGCCTTCTTCAACTCTTGGAGTTTCAGTGATTTGGTTTTTCATTAAACAACACCTGGGATAAGTTGACCAGTTGTCAGGTAGATACCTGTTAGTAGAACGAATGCCATCATGGCTGGTCTGCCGATGCTTCTTTCTAGGATTGTTTTGTTAGATGGTTGCATTGTTGTGAGTAGTAATTGGTTTAGAAAATTCCAGGAATGATTTGACCTGTTGTTGCGTATGCACCGAAGGCTGCAACGAAACCAAGCATTGCTGCCCAACCGTTAAATTTTTCTGCTTCTGGAGTCATGATGAATTCCGAGATGTGTATGTGAATAAATGTAAACCAATTATTAAACTACGTAAAGCCCTAAAAGTACGGCTTGCCTCATGAATATCAAATTCAGACGCAACGGATACAAAAAACATCGTTGATGCAGTCAATCTGACTACACAAATGAGAAATCAAGCCATTAAAAAAAAACCTTCCAGATGAATTAACTAATAAAAAAAGTGTGACACTAGTGTATATCAGCAGCAGATTTATTTTGTTATCTCAGATTTCAGCTATAAAAAAAGTCAATTTCTTTAGCTTGTAATCCATCCCAACCAGCATTGATTAATCGTGTATTCAAAGTGTCTTGGTCAAAATGTTTAGATCCCGTTTTAACAATACGGTTTCGCATTGATTTCTTAACTCCACTTCTTTTACGCGCATTTTCTTTATCCATGACATCCCTGTAGAGGGTTAGCATTTCAGATGGTATAGGACTTCCATCTAGATCTAATCCAGCTTGGATAGCGTTATCAATTGCATCTGGGCCAGAAAACTCCACAATAAAAAAGCGTAGTAGACTTATTCTCCTATCTCATCTACCAAATTTCTGGAATTCTTAGTAGAACGAAGAAAGGTTATGTGAAATTTTACTTTAAGCGATAAATGACTGAAAGATTATTGGCTGGCATATCAATTACGTTATCAAGTTTAAATCCATTTTCAAATGCAATATCGTTAACATTTTCTAAGTCACGAAGCCCCCAGAGCGGGTTTTGTATTTTTAAGGATTGATCAAAATTCAAATTACTTTCTGAAGTTTGTTTCTCTTTTCTTAAGAAAGGTCCATAGAGCATCAAAAAATTACTTTGATCTAAAAAATTCTTTGATTGTTCAAACAAAGATCTTGTACAACTCCATGGTGCGATATGAATCATATTTATGCAAACAATTCCTTTAATTAAATCCCCAAGTCGATTAGTAATTGGCCAAGGACGCATTTCTACATCAAGATCAAGAGGTTCCGGCATTTTTGAATAAAGCCCCTCATGCAAAATCCATGAAGTAATACTTTTTCTATGTAAAAATTCGGGATCACTAGTTTGCCAAGTAATTGATGGGAATTTTTTTTGAAAGAAAACTCCATGTTCTCCACTACCACTGGCTATTTCTAAAAGCAAGCTATTAGGAGAAATAAAATTGCTTAAAACTGAAGCGATGAAATCACGGTTCCTTGTCGTGGCAGGAAAATTTAGGCGATAGTCGGGATTTATATTGTCCATGAATTATCAATAGTTAACAAGGCTAATGAATTGGAATTGTTTGGATGTTTTTCCTTAGAAAAATCTTTAATAACAAAAATAATCATTATTAGTAAAGGAGCTATAAATGCGGATGAGGCAACTGCTCCAATAATTCGTCTTGAATTTAATAAGGGCTTTTTAACTAATGGATCACCGCAGAGGCCACAAAACAAAACACCATCACTACTGATTTTATGAAATTGATAACGAGAAGAGCAGAAAGGGCAATGATATCGGTTCATTTCAGATCTTACAAAAAACAAAATTTATCTATATTAAATACGCCTACCATTGTATAAAGCAAACTAATTTGATTAAATGTAGGACTGAAAAATGAGAGAAGAAAATGAGGTATCAAATCACCTTATAAGGAATCTTGAAAGAATATCTCCAGAAAATTCTATCTGTAATTACAAATATGGAAGAAAAGCCTTCTTATCATTAGGACAAGGAAATATCCGTGAATGGTTGGAGACATTTCTTCCGAATACAAGAATAATTTTAGAACCAAAAATTATTGGATCAATCATTGGCATTCAATATATCAATGGAGAATTAGAAAAGGTGATAAATAAAAATAGTATGGACATTACAGAAAGTGTCAAGTCTTTGAAAATTATTCCTGATAGCCTACCGATTAAAAACACAATAGAAATACAAGGAGTTCTTTACGACGATCTAAATTTCTCAACTAGAAAAAATGAAACTGAATTTATAGAAATTCATAATTTCATATCGCAGTCTAAAAGACTAAAATTTTGCGCTTTTCAAATATGTCATTGCAATATAAATCATTTTCAATCACTTAAAGAGTTAAAACATCTAAAATTTGAAATTCCTCAAACTCAATTTACAAACTTCATTTCAGATATCGAAATCTATCTTCAATGCTGGAGAGAGGGTAAGTTATTTAAAAGCTATCCAACAAATGGACTAGTATTGAAAATCAATTCAAGAAAATTGCAAAAGTATCTTGGAGAAAATAACCTATCAATACCCTGGGCATACGCCATAAATTAATGATTATTGCTACAGCGCAAAAAGCCTCACAAGTAATGGGAGGAGTAGAGATCCTTTCCCCGATGGGATTAACCATCTTAACCATAGGAATACTATTTACAGTAGGCGTACCACTAACAATGATTTTAAGAGGAAAGAAAGATTAAGTTATTTTCACTGACGATTTTAACGATAAAGAAAGTTGTGAGTAACTAAACAAACAACTACAAAATAGGGATTTAGATTAAACTCGTTAAAAGCAAGATTTAATGCAAGAAAGATATGAATAAAGATATTAAAATTCTAATTCCTTATATCAACACCTTATTTAAGTATATTCATGGTAAGAAATTTCATTTCAATTTGGTATTGCTATCAGGATTACTCTTGGTACCATTGCAACAAACTAGATCGGAAGAACTTTTTCTAAAATGTGTTGGTAAATATGAAATAAATAGAGGTCCTCTAATAAAACCAGATTGGGAAACGAGCTACCTAACAATTAATCTAGATGGATTAATATCTACTATTTATGATAAAGGAATAAAAAAAGAAGGAAGGACTATGATTAGACGTAATTCATACACAATTACGCACAGAGATAATAGAAACAGCGTCAAGAATATCTACAAAATAAATGGAAATCATGGAACATACTCAGTTGAATCCCCTCAAAGGAATAGAACATTAATAGGCACTTGTCAAAAAGGAAGAGGATAAGAAGATAGATTTAAAACTATAAAATACTAATCAACTATGTCCGAAATGGACTATTTTTACTTCTTTTACTTTGATCAAGGCCTTGGGCTCTGCGGTTTTTGGCAACACCTCCAATCCCAATCACTAAAAAAATCATGTATAAAAGTATAGTAGAAATAATCGTAATGATTGCAATCGTGGCAAAATTCATTAAAAAAATATTTATTTAATTTGTTCTCTTAATCTAACAGGAAGTATAAATACAACCACTTAAGTAAAGACAACAGTAACGCCGCTAATAAGAATGGCAAAGGTAATAATGAAAAAAGGCAGAACCTGAATTTTATTGTTATTCATAGATCTCAAATATTTTTTATACCGTAATAAAAATCACAAAGAGGACGAGATCAATAACTACGCAAAAACATTAGTAATAACCGGCCTAGAATAATTATTTTGTATAAAGCATTTATTTAACAAGACTTTAAGTAGAAAAATTACTAGCTAGAATTTAAAAATGCTGTCAATCTTAAGTTGATATGTGGGTAAGCATAGATCTTTGCTTAGTACCAATAGGGGTAGGTGTCTCATTATCTCCATACATAAAGACGTGCTTATCAATTATTGAGGAACATAAGCTTGAGTATGAACTGGGTCCAAATGGAACTGCAATTGAAGGGGAGTGGGATCAAGTTTTTGAATGCGTAAAGAAATGCCATGAGGCAGTTCATATCAAAGGTGTTCCACGTGTCTATACAACATTAAAAGTAAATACACGTACAGATAAGAAGCAATTATTTAAAGAAAAAGTGGAAAGTGTAAGAGGCTCATAGCGAAAGAATTTAATAGCATTAAGAAAAGGTTTAAAACCCTAAGACAAAAGAAAGATCCCAACAATTACCCATGCATATCTAGCTCACTACTGATATAAAAGAGATACCAGAATGGTAATTAATGACTATCTTTGCTCGTCTAAGCAGATCAGAAGTTATTCACGGAAGAGTAGCTATGTTTATCGTTGCTATCTGGTTATTCACAAACTGTCTGATTCGTTAAGAATGGCTAACCCTATTAAAACTTGGTTTTTTGAATTAATCGAAGATGCGATAGGCAGTAAAGCCATGGAGCAATTTAAGAAAGAAGAAGACATAAAGAATTCAGAATCAAATGACGAGTCCAAACAAAATTAGATGTTAATGACTCCTAATTAATTAGATAACCACAGAATCAATCCCATTCAGCCGCAACGGCTCTTAAACCACTAGCAATGATCTCGTTGGGGCAATTAGTGTCTTCCTTTAAGGCCTTAGCTGCAAGGTGAACGTTCTCCCAAAATACTGACACTGCTCCTGTTTTTTGATCATCAGAGAATTTAAACTCCTCAAAAGCTTTTGGCATTTTCCTATTTTTTTAAGTTCTAGCAAAAAATTCATTCGTCAACTTCAATTTTCACAACTTCAATGTAATTATCTTTTTTATTGTCTAAAAATAGTTTCCTTGTGATTAAAACTGCCATGGTCGTTAAAAATATAAAGCCAACACTTTGAACAAAATCTATATAGGTTGCCAAAAAATGATTCATTAGGAACTTGATTTTTTCAAATGTAGAGGAAAAAAATCAAATGACAAATTCAGCAAGTCAAAAGCAATAAACAGTAACGTACTAATCTGTTGAAGCGAAATAACTATCCTTCAATAAAGTACCAGTACCTAGATCAAAAACATTTTCCAAATTAGATAACAACTCTTTTAATTCTTCTCCACTGATTCTTTTAATTTCTTGGTAAGTTTCTTTAGACATGGAAAATTAAAATCAGATGCAAATTTAACCACTACCAATCAGTCTCAGTGACCGTAAAGACCCATAGGGGTAATTGCCTTTCGGTATACTTCAATAAAAAAATAATGATAATAATAGGTTTGCCTATATTAAAATTTCTAATCAATACCTCAAAGAAAATAACTATAACTATGAGTAATAGATGTTAAGTAATTATTCCTACACGGCTAATAGAGGTTTGTTCTTATATTTTTTGAACTTCTCAGGACAACCTTCTTTTTATACTGAGCTTTAGAAGGTTGTTTCTTTGAATAAAAAACGTCAGTGCTCCCCCCCAGAAGCCAATCAATTGATGACCAATGCAATTGATTGCCTGACGTACATTTATCTTAAAATCTCCTTTTCTTCAATGGTTCTGTAGGACCGTACGTATTTGGCAGGGAAACCGTAGAAATTACAAACCTAATTAAATTAGACATTTAAAAAGGGCCCTAGGGGGCCCTTTTCCTTTACCGATTCTTTAGAAGCTTCTGGATATTGGTGGCCTGGGGCCAAGTGTCTAGTAGAAAGGCTTTTGTACTCCGTTAGGGCACCTAAACGATGCAGAGGAGTTTCGACTGAATTGACGCACCTAAATCATTGATCCTTGTCGCATCAGACGAATAGCCTACTTATTCATTGAGAATGTTGGAGCAGGAACCAGAATTCAGTTCGCTTCTCTTAAATACTCAGGTGGAGTGTCGACCATCAATGGTGCCTCTGAGCTCAACAAACGTATCTTTGCTCTATTTGCACCTCAACGCAATCAGCCTTAATGCCCATTGCATTTCCACTTAACCTGATCAAAAATAGTAAGCTTGAGGTATAAGACTTAATCTCAAATCAAACCATCAATATGTTGAGAGAACAAACAAGTAAACAAGATCAAATAACCATTTTCGGAGAAATAGCTAAAGGATGAGAACTGATCATCAAAAAATAGAATTTTTTGATTCATCTAAGGAAGCATTTTTTACTGATTCAAATGAATCAACAAGCTCGGTTAATAAAAATATCCCTAAATACTTAGACGACGGGTCTTACGTATATGCAAATACGAAAAAACTTAGTGAAACGTAGCTTGAAGAGTTAAAAAGTCAGAACTGGAGGGAATACCCAGAAAACTTTAAGATATTTTTATTCGATTTTTGTATCTTAAATTGTGATGCATATTCCAAACACTTCCCAATTCAAAGTAGTTTTAGCAATTTACTAATACGATCCGCTTAGTAAAGGAACACGATAGTTTGCTGGCGTGGCATAGGGAGAATTCATCTATCACAGAATATTTAAAGATATCCGATAATATATTTATTGATTTTGGGCCACCAATATGATGCGTTATTGAAGGCAAGGTAGAAGATTTTAAATTGAAGAAATAACTTTATTTCTCACCTAATGCTTGAAACAACTGTATGTACAATTGATGTGAATGTACCTTACGATGAATGGATGAGAAGGTTTGACAACGAAGAGGCTCCAGCGAGATCAGCCAAAGGAATAAAGGTGATTTTCAGAGGTGTCAGCAAAAACAATCCTGAAAAAGGGATCGTTGTAGTTCAAGCTTTAGAGGGTGTCTTTGGGAAACATATACAAGAGAACATTGAAATATTTGAAAGAAAATATGCAGTCATGAGTACGGCAGAACCTAGTGTATGGTCTTGAGGATCCACATTGCTTAGTTATAAATAAAGAATCAAGTCAAAAGATTAGTCTCAATTAAACCTCAACAATGATTAGAAATCTGTTTTTCTTAATTCTCGGAGCATTTAGCGGTCTTTGGTTTATATGGCCTCAAATTATTACGACCAAAGGTTGGGAATGCACAAAAGATGTTATTGCATCTTCTAATGAAGACTTAACAGATATTGAATCATTAGTTGAATCATTGCCAAACAGAATCAAAGTAGGCTTAGCTGTTTCCCCTAAAACATTGCTAAAGAGAGAGAACCTTACTCGTATTGAGAAGCTCAGAATTGTTGGAGATGCTTGCTTTAGATAATTTAAAAACCTCA is a window of Prochlorococcus marinus str. MIT 0917 DNA encoding:
- a CDS encoding DCC1-like thiol-disulfide oxidoreductase family protein — translated: MSDKSLFIYDGECPFCNHFAQLIELKSSLPQFEILDGRKNLALLTKLYNQGYDLNKGAILITDEKIMHGADAINWICSEIKEPSDSLLELLRIIFTSNKMTNFLFPFLLWGRRLSLTLKGKVWHPVSENSQFF
- a CDS encoding AbrB family transcriptional regulator, which translates into the protein MLTGKDLLAKVKDLGDVSKSDLVKACGYVSTKKGGGERLNYTAFYEALLEAKGVNLAAESAGGIGKGGRKLSYVATVQGNGNLLIGKAYTALLDLKPGDNFEIKMGRKGFRLVPEGEG
- a CDS encoding NAD-dependent DNA ligase, whose protein sequence is MRLLGLDKDCFSSWCAKLPEGSTIVVQPKIDGFAIGLRYKYGQLVDAYSREACEIVENIRNINSIPLSIDDSLKVEVELEGILYSPSSSSNILIEQLLSNSFSNIDNNTSLLFKAFQIFCSNSDELSDLTQLQNWGFEVPITLRTDDPNQVKRWHSQWIKNELFSNLPTNGIVAKCNSSLTKNILGVSPSFPNWALALTR
- a CDS encoding chlorophyll a/b-binding protein, with translation MNKETNYWKTAEIMNGRLAMMGLLAAVVNYGFTGWIIPGFV
- a CDS encoding high light inducible protein, with product MTTKINNNNRNIDPEKVTAERLNGYAALFGCIALVGAYATTGQIIPGFV
- a CDS encoding high light inducible protein; this encodes MKNQITETPRVEEGKVIAERLNGYAAFVGCWALIGAYLTTGQIIPGVV
- a CDS encoding high light inducible protein, yielding MQPSNKTILERSIGRPAMMAFVLLTGIYLTTGQLIPGVV
- a CDS encoding high light inducible protein; translation: MTPEAEKFNGWAAMLGFVAAFGAYATTGQIIPGIF
- a CDS encoding DUF4090 family protein, with product MEFSGPDAIDNAIQAGLDLDGSPIPSEMLTLYRDVMDKENARKRSGVKKSMRNRIVKTGSKHFDQDTLNTRLINAGWDGLQAKEIDFFYS
- a CDS encoding DUF938 domain-containing protein; this translates as MDNINPDYRLNFPATTRNRDFIASVLSNFISPNSLLLEIASGSGEHGVFFQKKFPSITWQTSDPEFLHRKSITSWILHEGLYSKMPEPLDLDVEMRPWPITNRLGDLIKGIVCINMIHIAPWSCTRSLFEQSKNFLDQSNFLMLYGPFLRKEKQTSESNLNFDQSLKIQNPLWGLRDLENVNDIAFENGFKLDNVIDMPANNLSVIYRLK
- a CDS encoding MTH1187 family thiamine-binding protein, which produces MWVSIDLCLVPIGVGVSLSPYIKTCLSIIEEHKLEYELGPNGTAIEGEWDQVFECVKKCHEAVHIKGVPRVYTTLKVNTRTDKKQLFKEKVESVRGS
- a CDS encoding chlorophyll a/b-binding protein encodes the protein MTIFARLSRSEVIHGRVAMFIVAIWLFTNCLIR
- a CDS encoding DUF3764 family protein; this translates as MLETTVCTIDVNVPYDEWMRRFDNEEAPARSAKGIKVIFRGVSKNNPEKGIVVVQALEGVFGKHIQENIEIFERKYAVMSTAEPSVWS